One window from the genome of Salvia splendens isolate huo1 chromosome 9, SspV2, whole genome shotgun sequence encodes:
- the LOC121749305 gene encoding uncharacterized protein LOC121749305: protein MTSKRRGQCSKSVRLQDEPDVSQQRLKTSEGFTTKTSIGRRVYSRNLHQKTLDMVTPSHHNHESVPPLENESLSVDVEQQEDEGIASSAEIVEKQSRGPTYMKNIWGRPLNLPPIHVEYNEFGQAIGGEDSTLCHFLGSIARSGNYCPIDIKSWHAIPKERKTEMIDIVKLRFHVPIIAEKWILESIGVKWRNWKHYLKTRYWADVPIEHLIDDRDERVLEVQWINLLAYWRTEHAKNASKRNKKAREKKLMNQRTGKKSFAQVKAKMSAMEDCNDQSLEGSDDAIGPDDIFAQIMGKDRPGHVRMMGKGVRPSDLWNETSKSTSNRLLVEYREKIERLEARLATQERVCGSQADTRPNVIVSKPSSVNATTVHIDQVGTYVSLRSIFTRKIVAKGCIHSIDPSTKVGDQMLGLNWCEINVKVVVEPKEQLIRPYDNLQELSQTVGHMIAWPCFLVVSQRTFALSTDLRG, encoded by the exons ATGACTTCTAAACGACGGGGGCAGTGTAGCAAAAGTGTTCGTTTGCAAGACGAACCAGATGTTTCACAACAAAGGTTGAAAACCAGTGAAG GTTTCACTACTAAAACATCAATAGGCAGAAGAGTTTATAGTAGAAATCTACATCAAAAAACTTTGGACATGGTCACACCTTCGCACCACAACCATGAAAGTGTGCCACCATTGGAGAATGAGAGCTTGAGTGTTGACGTCGAACAACAAGAAGATGAAG GTATTGCATCTAGTGCTGAAATTGTTGAAAAGCAAAGTAGAGGCCCTACGTATATGAAAAATATTTGGGGTCGCCCTCTAAACTTGCCCCCCATTCATGTTGAATATAATGAGTTCGGTCAAGCTATAGGTGGTGAGGATAGCACGCTCTGCCATTTCCTAGGTTCGATAGCAAGAAGCGGTAATTATTGTCCTATAGATATTAAAAGTTGGCATGCCATTCCAAAGGAGAGAAAAACTGAGATGATTGACATTGTAAAG TTACGATTCCATGTCCCTATCATTGCTGAGAAATGGATTCTGGAATCCATCGGAGTTAAATGGAGAAACTGGAAGCATTACTTGAAAACGAGATACTGGGCTGACGTACCTATCGAGCATTTAATAGATGATAGGGACGAAAGAGTTTTGGAAGTTCAATGGATCAATCTCCTTGCCTATTGGAGAACGGAACATGCAAAG AATGCAagcaaaagaaacaaaaaagcGCGAGAGAAAAAGTTAATGAATCAAAGAACAGGAAAGAAGTCGTTTGCTCAAGTTAAAGCAAAAATG TCAGCAATGGAAGATTGTAATGATCAATCTCTTGAAGGTTCGGACGATGCAATTGGTCCAGATGATATCTTTGCCCAAATTATGGGGAAGGATAGACCCGGCCATGTTAGGATGATGGGTAAGGGAGTGCGTCCTTCAGATTTATGGAACGAAACTTCTAAAAGCACATCAAACCGTTTGCTAGTGGAGTATCGAGAAAAGATTGAACGGCTAGAGGCAAGGCTTGCAACACAAGAAAGAGTTTGTGGTTCACAAGCAGACACTAGGCCAAATGTGATAGTCTCTAAGCCTTCCTCAGTAAATGCTACAACAGTTCATATTGATCAG GTTGGTACATACGTGTCTCTGAGAAGCattttcacaagaaaaattgtTGCCAAAGGATGTATTCATAGCATAGATCCAAGTACAAAAGTTGGCGACCAAATGTTGGGATTGAATTGGTGTGAAATAAATGTTAAAGTTGTGGTTGAACCTAAGGAGCAATTGATCAGACCCTACGACAACTTGCAAGAGCTTTCCCAGACAGTTGGTCATATGATTGCTTGGCCATGTTTTTtg